A single genomic interval of Deltaproteobacteria bacterium harbors:
- the rnr gene encoding ribonuclease R, producing MNKQSAKGAQEKILGLFANQPRERLTPAEIQRRGGFERDGLQAIADALRELCRSGRLVRLKKNHYALPDRQNLIRGKVQAHPDGFGFLIPEDKDAEDIYLNRREMRRLMHGDQVMVRIDRKQRGGSEAHVMQVIERAQKRLLGSYEQFEGQGYLVPMDPRIAAMPLLHPNVKLEEGKVIAAEISRFGTAMSPPQATFVNVMGDPDDPEVQAQSIIFRYGFSTSFPPEVHREVKETSYEIKSEEVAQREDLRELPIVTIDGENARDFDDAVYVRKLDKGYELFVSIADVAYYVRPDTALDQEAYARATSVYFPDRAIPMLPEALSNGICSLNPNEDRLTKTAAIEFNARGEVVRSRFFNSIIRSHERMTYTDVRRILVDKDAACLERYRNLLDAFLLMEELALLIFNNRKARGNLDFDLPEAEIILDLQGLPENIVRAERNIAHRIIEEFMIAANEAVARELAKKEFPTLYRVHAAPDPEALEALEPFLLSLGYRLPQKKENLPPIELQRLLESARGKAEERVINRVLLRSMKQAVYQPENIGHFGLASTCYTHFTSPIRRYPDLIVHRMLDRVMCEEKLKANDREELLRTLQESGKHTSERERHAMDAERDMVSLKKAQFMMTKMGEEFPGFVNSLVSFGLFVELDDYFVEGLVKLATLTDDDYDYYEKEYLIKGRRHGRKFKLGDNVRVRVAKINAFRSEIDFELVPSI from the coding sequence ATGAATAAACAATCCGCCAAAGGCGCGCAGGAAAAAATTCTCGGCCTTTTCGCCAACCAACCGCGCGAGCGCTTAACGCCGGCGGAAATCCAGCGCCGCGGCGGTTTCGAGCGCGACGGACTGCAAGCGATCGCCGATGCCTTGCGCGAGCTATGCCGCAGCGGCCGGTTGGTACGCCTGAAAAAAAATCACTACGCTCTGCCCGACCGCCAGAACTTGATTCGCGGCAAAGTCCAAGCCCATCCCGACGGCTTTGGCTTTTTGATCCCCGAAGACAAAGACGCCGAAGACATTTATTTGAACCGCCGAGAGATGCGCCGGCTCATGCACGGCGATCAAGTGATGGTGCGCATCGACCGCAAGCAGCGCGGCGGCAGCGAGGCCCATGTCATGCAAGTGATCGAGCGCGCGCAAAAGCGCTTGCTCGGCAGCTACGAGCAATTCGAAGGCCAAGGCTACCTCGTGCCGATGGACCCGCGCATCGCCGCCATGCCGCTGCTGCATCCCAACGTCAAGCTGGAAGAAGGCAAAGTGATCGCCGCCGAGATCAGCCGCTTCGGCACCGCCATGTCGCCGCCGCAAGCGACGTTTGTCAATGTCATGGGCGATCCCGACGACCCGGAAGTGCAAGCCCAGTCGATCATCTTTCGCTACGGCTTCTCCACTAGTTTTCCGCCGGAAGTGCATCGCGAAGTGAAAGAGACCTCCTACGAAATCAAGTCGGAAGAAGTCGCCCAACGCGAAGATCTACGCGAGTTACCGATCGTTACCATCGACGGTGAAAACGCCCGCGACTTCGACGACGCGGTTTACGTCCGCAAATTAGACAAGGGCTACGAGCTTTTCGTCTCCATCGCCGACGTCGCCTACTACGTCCGGCCCGACACGGCGTTGGATCAGGAAGCCTACGCCCGCGCCACCAGCGTCTATTTCCCCGACCGGGCGATTCCGATGTTGCCCGAAGCGCTGTCCAACGGCATTTGCAGTTTGAATCCCAACGAAGACCGGTTGACCAAAACCGCCGCCATCGAATTCAACGCCCGAGGCGAAGTCGTGCGCAGCCGTTTTTTTAATTCGATCATCCGCAGCCACGAGCGCATGACTTACACCGACGTGCGCCGGATCTTAGTCGACAAGGACGCCGCATGCTTAGAGCGCTATCGAAACTTGCTCGATGCATTTCTGCTGATGGAAGAGTTGGCGCTGCTGATCTTCAACAACCGCAAAGCGCGCGGCAATCTCGACTTCGATTTACCGGAAGCGGAAATCATTCTCGATTTGCAGGGGCTGCCGGAAAATATCGTCCGCGCCGAGCGCAACATCGCGCACCGGATTATCGAGGAATTCATGATCGCCGCCAACGAAGCGGTGGCCCGTGAGCTGGCGAAGAAAGAATTTCCCACGCTGTACCGCGTCCACGCAGCGCCGGACCCGGAAGCGCTCGAAGCTCTTGAACCGTTTTTGTTGAGCCTCGGCTATCGTCTGCCGCAGAAAAAAGAAAATCTGCCGCCGATAGAATTACAGCGGCTGCTGGAATCCGCCCGCGGTAAAGCCGAAGAACGGGTGATCAACCGCGTGCTCTTGCGCTCCATGAAACAAGCGGTCTACCAGCCGGAAAACATCGGCCACTTCGGCTTGGCCTCCACTTGTTACACGCACTTCACGTCGCCGATCCGCCGTTATCCCGATCTAATCGTCCACCGCATGCTCGACCGCGTCATGTGCGAAGAGAAACTCAAAGCCAACGACCGCGAAGAACTCCTGCGCACGTTGCAAGAATCCGGCAAGCACACCTCCGAACGCGAGCGCCACGCCATGGACGCCGAACGCGACATGGTCAGCCTGAAAAAAGCCCAGTTCATGATGACTAAGATGGGCGAAGAGTTCCCCGGCTTCGTCAACAGCCTGGTGAGCTTCGGCCTGTTCGTCGAACTCGACGACTATTTCGTCGAAGGTTTGGTAAAACTCGCCACCCTCACCGACGACGACTACGACTACTACGAAAAAGAATACCTGATCAAAGGCCGCCGCCACGGCCGGAAATTTAAATTAGGCGACAACGTGCGGGTGAGAGTGGCGAAGATCAATGCGTTTCGCAGCGAGATCGATTTTGAGCTGGTGCCGTCAATCTGA
- a CDS encoding DUF4911 domain-containing protein — MDLQAIYLEIAPEHIAYVKFIFESYEEVGLIRTAERRKAIIVLLVMVDFIGTARAILDSIKRDVPFAEISRPADMTDDWLMAELADESSNEKS; from the coding sequence ATGGACCTGCAAGCTATCTATTTGGAAATCGCCCCCGAACATATCGCCTACGTTAAATTTATCTTCGAGTCCTACGAAGAAGTCGGCCTGATCCGCACCGCGGAGCGCCGCAAAGCGATCATCGTATTGCTGGTCATGGTCGACTTCATCGGCACCGCCCGCGCCATTCTCGATTCGATCAAGCGCGATGTCCCGTTCGCGGAAATCTCCCGGCCCGCCGACATGACCGACGACTGGTTGATGGCCGAGTTGGCCGATGAGTCGAGCAATGAGAAATCCTAA